A genomic stretch from Lysobacter ciconiae includes:
- a CDS encoding ArnT family glycosyltransferase — MPAERSAYRWFLVLFIAVLAVKLLVAARLPLFVDETFYWLEGQHLAPAYSDLPGLTAWLARLGVSLGGNTELGLRLPFLMIAAAVPWLIMRITAREYGPVHGWQAGSFALLLPLAGTLGLLALPDAAMALATVLCIDAGARLLRQLSAGASLELALGLTIGALSHYRFIAVIGVGLLALLLVRDGRKALRDPRVWTAIAIGAAAWAPLVAWNLGNADAGLRFQLVDRHPWAFHWDGILFVVIQALMVTPLLFAALLAAGWRGYRGALPASRYFALLGGLLVLGFFSLGFFADTERVSFHWPLPGYLALLPLLPAVLDAWPRWLRGLTWLTAGLGLVMVMGYYVAVSVPDLRARAAAEKWYPSNFAGWDELADAVRLERGQMGPDARLVAGSFKIGAELGFALGDPRIPVLDHPLNIKHGRAPQLQLWNLAAGPRESWPAQFGQAWADAPVLLVIASSDVQYKHLLERYHHLCRKLGPLPPPQVVNVDHGRQRFLLFRFDSSMPTAGNCTAPAMAWIDSPVSGQRVARSFDIAGWAFKDGVGLERVEVTLDRKPVADVAYGASQPGTAAFWRISNDPNQPRVGFSGRVELGADVTTGRHWLGLRLHGADGSVEAWPEQPIEVR; from the coding sequence CTGCCTGCCGAGCGTTCCGCGTACCGCTGGTTCCTGGTGCTTTTCATCGCGGTGCTGGCGGTCAAGCTGCTGGTTGCCGCGCGCCTGCCGCTGTTCGTCGACGAGACCTTTTACTGGCTGGAAGGCCAGCATCTGGCACCCGCCTATTCCGACCTGCCGGGCCTGACGGCGTGGCTGGCCCGCCTGGGCGTCAGCCTGGGCGGCAATACGGAGCTGGGGCTGCGTCTGCCGTTCCTGATGATTGCCGCCGCTGTCCCCTGGCTGATAATGCGGATCACCGCGCGTGAGTACGGGCCGGTGCACGGCTGGCAGGCAGGCAGTTTCGCGCTGCTGTTGCCACTGGCGGGGACGCTGGGCCTGTTGGCGCTGCCGGATGCAGCGATGGCGCTGGCTACGGTGCTGTGCATCGACGCCGGCGCGCGGTTGCTGCGGCAGCTCAGCGCCGGAGCCTCCCTTGAGCTCGCGCTGGGCCTGACGATCGGCGCATTGAGCCACTACCGCTTCATCGCCGTGATCGGCGTCGGTCTGTTGGCGTTGTTGCTGGTCCGCGACGGTCGCAAGGCGCTGCGTGACCCCCGCGTGTGGACTGCGATCGCCATTGGCGCCGCGGCCTGGGCGCCACTGGTGGCCTGGAACCTGGGCAACGCCGATGCCGGGCTGCGCTTCCAGCTGGTGGACCGGCACCCGTGGGCGTTCCACTGGGACGGCATTCTTTTTGTCGTCATCCAGGCACTGATGGTCACCCCGCTGTTGTTTGCCGCGCTGCTGGCAGCGGGTTGGCGGGGCTATCGGGGCGCGCTACCCGCATCGCGGTATTTCGCGCTGCTCGGCGGTCTGCTGGTGCTCGGTTTCTTTTCGCTGGGGTTCTTCGCTGACACCGAGCGGGTCAGCTTCCACTGGCCGCTGCCCGGCTATCTGGCGCTGCTGCCGCTGCTGCCCGCGGTCCTGGACGCGTGGCCGCGCTGGTTGCGTGGCCTGACCTGGCTGACCGCCGGCCTCGGCCTGGTGATGGTGATGGGCTATTACGTCGCGGTGTCGGTGCCGGACCTGCGCGCGCGCGCGGCGGCGGAGAAGTGGTACCCGTCCAACTTCGCCGGCTGGGACGAGCTGGCCGATGCCGTGCGCCTGGAGCGCGGGCAGATGGGTCCGGACGCGCGCCTGGTGGCGGGCAGTTTCAAGATCGGCGCCGAGCTCGGGTTCGCCCTGGGCGATCCGCGCATCCCCGTGCTGGACCATCCCTTGAACATCAAGCACGGCCGTGCCCCGCAGTTGCAGCTCTGGAACCTGGCGGCGGGGCCGCGTGAGTCGTGGCCGGCGCAGTTCGGTCAGGCCTGGGCCGACGCGCCGGTGCTGCTGGTGATCGCGTCCAGCGATGTCCAGTACAAGCACTTGCTGGAGCGTTATCACCACCTGTGCCGGAAACTGGGGCCGCTGCCGCCACCGCAGGTAGTGAACGTGGACCACGGGCGCCAGCGCTTCCTGCTGTTCCGCTTCGATTCGTCCATGCCGACCGCGGGCAACTGCACCGCCCCGGCGATGGCGTGGATAGACAGTCCCGTCAGCGGTCAGCGCGTGGCACGCAGCTTCGATATCGCAGGCTGGGCGTTCAAGGACGGCGTGGGCCTGGAACGGGTCGAGGTGACCCTGGACCGAAAGCCGGTGGCGGATGTCGCCTATGGCGCCAGCCAGCCCGGCACCGCCGCGTTCTGGCGCATCAGCAACGATCCCAACCAGCCGCGGGTAGGCTTCAGCGGTCGGGTGGAACTGGGCGCGGATGTCACCACGGGTCGCCACTGGCTGGGCCTGCGCCTGCACGGCGCGGACGGCAGCGTGGAGGCGTGGCCGGAGCAGCCGATCGAGGTGCGCTGA
- the pabC gene encoding aminodeoxychorismate lyase has translation MAATDAVIDAETASARIFRGATRIHHVPIDNRGLAYGDGLFETVRGAGGVLPWWERHWQRLRNGSERLQLSLPPEALARAEAEQLLAGGDGVVKLLLTRGSGGRGYMPPPHAEPVWILSRHPLAPPAAAPVTVRWCRTRLSLQPALAGIKHCNRLEQILARAEVGSGEVDGDSDGAASEGLMRSTDGDVVCATAANVFVLHGDRWSTPLIDRCGVEGTMRAWLLEQVAVEQRRVSVEQVESANAVVLVNAVRGILQVGRLGDRSWAPHPALSALRRALASAHPAFSLPPSGPGPMELS, from the coding sequence ATGGCCGCAACGGATGCCGTAATCGACGCAGAGACCGCCTCCGCCCGGATCTTTCGAGGTGCAACGCGTATCCATCACGTGCCCATCGACAACCGCGGGTTGGCCTACGGCGACGGCCTCTTCGAGACGGTGCGCGGCGCGGGCGGCGTGCTGCCTTGGTGGGAGCGGCACTGGCAACGGCTGCGAAATGGCTCCGAGCGCCTGCAGCTGTCGTTGCCGCCCGAAGCACTCGCGAGGGCTGAGGCCGAGCAGTTGCTGGCCGGCGGCGATGGGGTGGTGAAGCTGTTGCTGACACGTGGCAGTGGCGGGCGCGGATATATGCCTCCGCCGCATGCCGAGCCGGTCTGGATCCTGTCGCGACACCCCTTGGCCCCACCGGCGGCCGCGCCTGTAACGGTGAGGTGGTGCCGGACCCGTCTGTCGTTGCAGCCCGCGCTGGCCGGCATCAAGCACTGCAACCGGCTTGAGCAGATCCTGGCCCGCGCCGAAGTGGGGTCTGGCGAAGTCGACGGCGACAGTGACGGCGCGGCCAGCGAAGGCCTGATGCGCAGCACGGACGGTGATGTGGTCTGCGCCACCGCCGCCAACGTCTTCGTGCTGCACGGCGACCGGTGGAGCACGCCGCTGATCGATCGCTGCGGCGTGGAAGGCACCATGCGCGCGTGGCTGCTCGAACAGGTTGCGGTCGAGCAGCGACGGGTCTCGGTGGAGCAGGTTGAATCCGCCAACGCGGTGGTCCTTGTCAACGCGGTGCGCGGTATCCTTCAGGTCGGCCGGCTGGGCGATCGGTCCTGGGCGCCGCACCCGGCCCTGTCGGCCCTCCGCCGCGCGCTGGCCTCTGCC
- the rpmF gene encoding 50S ribosomal protein L32 — MAVQKSRVSPSKRGMRRSHDSLGTKQLSTDPTTGEIHIRHHVTADGYYRGKKVMDTKTSFVDEE, encoded by the coding sequence ATGGCTGTCCAGAAGTCCCGCGTTTCCCCCTCCAAGCGTGGCATGCGCCGCAGCCACGACTCGCTGGGCACCAAGCAGTTGTCCACCGACCCGACCACCGGCGAGATCCATATCCGCCACCACGTGACCGCTGACGGGTACTACCGCGGCAAGAAGGTCATGGACACCAAGACCAGCTTCGTCGACGAAGAATAA
- a CDS encoding AAA family ATPase, which translates to MLPEHLRKSLDAAQTQVNRLVLGKSREVRLSFVALLADGHLLIEDLPGLGKTTLAHAMAATLGLDFQRVQFTSDLLPADIVGLSIFDPATRDFQFHPGPVFTQVLLADEINRAPPRTQSALLEAMAEQQVTVDGTTHALPAPFFVIATQNPTDLSGTYPLPDSQLDRFLMRLALGYPGHDAERELLAGRDRRDLIAAVTPVLSRDDVMALRDAVSRVHASDALIDYVQALLARSRSHPGVRVGLSPRAGLALLRASRAYALLLGRDHVRPDDVQALFSAVAAHRLVADAEAGSDAALAKAILHAVAVD; encoded by the coding sequence ATGCTACCCGAGCATCTGCGTAAATCCCTTGACGCCGCACAAACGCAGGTCAACCGCCTGGTGCTGGGCAAGTCGCGCGAGGTGCGCCTGTCCTTCGTCGCCCTGCTGGCCGACGGTCACCTGCTGATCGAGGACCTGCCGGGTCTGGGCAAGACCACCCTCGCCCACGCCATGGCCGCGACCTTGGGGCTGGACTTCCAGCGCGTGCAGTTCACCTCCGACCTGCTGCCGGCGGACATCGTCGGCTTGTCGATTTTCGATCCGGCGACGCGCGACTTCCAGTTCCACCCCGGCCCGGTGTTCACCCAGGTCCTGCTGGCCGACGAGATCAACCGCGCACCGCCGCGCACCCAGAGCGCCCTGCTGGAGGCGATGGCGGAGCAACAGGTGACCGTTGATGGCACCACCCATGCCCTGCCCGCGCCCTTTTTCGTCATCGCGACCCAGAACCCGACCGACTTGTCGGGCACCTATCCGCTGCCGGACTCGCAACTGGACCGCTTCCTGATGCGACTGGCGCTGGGCTACCCCGGCCATGACGCCGAGCGCGAGCTGCTGGCCGGACGTGACCGCCGCGACCTGATCGCTGCGGTGACGCCGGTGCTGTCGCGCGACGACGTGATGGCGCTTCGCGACGCCGTCAGCCGGGTGCACGCCAGCGATGCGCTGATCGACTACGTGCAGGCGCTGCTGGCGCGCAGCCGCAGCCATCCGGGCGTGCGCGTCGGGCTTTCGCCACGGGCCGGCCTGGCCCTGCTGCGTGCGTCCAGGGCGTATGCGCTCCTGCTGGGTCGCGACCACGTGCGACCCGACGACGTGCAGGCCCTCTTTTCCGCAGTCGCGGCGCACCGGCTGGTCGCCGACGCCGAGGCCGGCAGTGACGCGGCGCTCGCCAAGGCGATCCTGCACGCCGTCGCGGTGGACTGA
- a CDS encoding aminodeoxychorismate synthase component I, which yields MTRALPPDIDLLSLHRLDPARYPLLLESSAAGTAQGRWDILLISSGEAFQLDRDGVVRDQTGQAIGSDFLDVLDAAWQQARLGQTEYPWPFRGGWALLLGYELAGEIEPVLELPVAPGAVPVARAVRCPAAVLRDHVTGECIAIAEPGAVELLDDLAADFARVAQLPPLPDWEMPATVLEDAPSRYLDATARVLEYLAAGDVFQANISRRWTAGFARPVEPSALFQRLRQHNPAPFAGLFAGPADVGAEPGTNRAAWAVVSASPERLVSVRGDVLQSRPIAGTRPRIAGQDDAVRISELVGNPKERAEHIMLIDLERNDLGRVCEPGSVEVDELMTVESYAHVHHIVSNVRGRLRAAVTPGEVIRATFPGGTITGCPKVRCMQIIAELEGEGRGSYTGAMGWLNRDGDLDLNILIRSAEVEGREVRFRTGAGIVADSDPGLELEETRAKARGMLRALGVADGPVTVGPASGD from the coding sequence CTGACCCGCGCGCTGCCGCCCGATATCGACCTGCTTTCCCTGCACCGGCTCGACCCGGCGCGCTACCCGCTGCTGCTGGAATCCAGTGCCGCCGGCACCGCGCAGGGTCGCTGGGACATCCTGCTGATTTCCAGTGGCGAGGCCTTCCAGCTGGATCGCGACGGCGTCGTACGCGACCAGACCGGACAGGCGATCGGTTCCGACTTCCTCGACGTGCTGGATGCGGCGTGGCAGCAGGCACGCCTGGGACAAACCGAATACCCGTGGCCATTCCGCGGCGGCTGGGCGTTGCTGCTCGGCTACGAGCTCGCCGGCGAGATCGAGCCGGTGCTTGAGCTCCCGGTTGCTCCCGGGGCCGTCCCGGTCGCCCGGGCAGTGCGGTGCCCGGCGGCCGTACTGCGCGATCACGTGACGGGGGAATGCATCGCCATCGCTGAACCGGGCGCAGTGGAGCTTCTGGACGACCTTGCAGCGGACTTCGCCCGAGTGGCGCAACTGCCGCCGCTGCCGGACTGGGAGATGCCGGCGACGGTGCTTGAAGACGCTCCGTCCCGCTATCTGGATGCGACCGCGCGGGTGCTCGAATACCTCGCCGCCGGCGATGTCTTCCAAGCCAATATCTCGCGCCGCTGGACCGCGGGTTTCGCACGGCCGGTCGAGCCGTCCGCGCTGTTCCAGCGCTTGCGGCAGCACAACCCGGCCCCGTTCGCCGGCCTGTTTGCCGGGCCAGCCGATGTTGGGGCCGAGCCCGGAACGAACCGAGCGGCCTGGGCAGTGGTCAGCGCCTCGCCGGAGCGCTTGGTGTCCGTGCGTGGCGATGTGCTGCAAAGCCGGCCGATCGCTGGAACCCGGCCGCGCATCGCCGGGCAGGATGATGCCGTGCGCATCAGCGAGCTGGTCGGCAACCCCAAGGAGCGCGCCGAGCACATCATGCTGATCGACCTGGAGCGCAACGACCTGGGACGCGTGTGCGAGCCCGGCAGCGTCGAGGTCGATGAACTGATGACGGTGGAAAGCTACGCCCACGTGCATCACATCGTGAGCAACGTGCGCGGTCGGTTGCGTGCCGCCGTCACGCCGGGCGAGGTGATCCGCGCGACGTTTCCGGGCGGCACCATCACCGGCTGCCCGAAGGTACGCTGCATGCAGATCATCGCCGAGCTGGAAGGCGAGGGTCGCGGCAGCTATACCGGTGCGATGGGATGGCTCAACCGCGACGGCGACCTCGACCTGAACATCCTGATCCGCAGCGCGGAGGTGGAAGGCAGAGAGGTGCGCTTCCGCACCGGAGCGGGCATCGTCGCCGACTCCGACCCGGGGCTTGAGCTGGAAGAGACCCGGGCCAAAGCGCGCGGAATGCTGCGTGCGCTGGGTGTCGCCGACGGGCCGGTGACGGTGGGTCCGGCGAGCGGAGACTGA
- a CDS encoding YceD family protein, translating to MSADSTKPSVPELLDAWRMVSARRGLAGRAPLASLPRLAGSLVDADGEVAYTLDFGSDELQVPYAELHAKAELPLLCQRTLTRFLFPVDVVQRLGLIRQEADEAALPEGYEPLLMPADGMLSALDLVEDELILAIPVVPVKPGTEAMEADWPIPEADLERVNPFAALSSLKKKPDDPS from the coding sequence ATGTCCGCTGACTCAACCAAACCGTCTGTGCCCGAGTTGCTGGATGCGTGGCGCATGGTGTCAGCGCGGCGCGGGCTTGCGGGACGCGCGCCACTGGCGTCGCTGCCGCGGCTGGCAGGAAGTCTTGTCGATGCGGACGGCGAAGTCGCCTACACGCTGGATTTCGGCAGCGACGAGCTGCAGGTACCGTACGCGGAGCTGCATGCGAAAGCCGAGCTGCCCTTGTTGTGCCAGCGCACCTTGACCCGCTTCCTGTTTCCGGTCGACGTCGTGCAGCGACTCGGTCTGATCCGCCAGGAAGCCGATGAAGCGGCGCTGCCGGAAGGGTACGAGCCGTTGTTGATGCCAGCAGACGGCATGTTGTCTGCGCTGGATCTGGTGGAGGACGAACTGATCCTCGCGATCCCGGTGGTCCCGGTGAAACCCGGTACCGAGGCGATGGAGGCCGACTGGCCGATTCCCGAAGCCGACCTGGAGCGCGTCAATCCCTTCGCCGCGCTGTCGTCATTGAAGAAAAAACCGGACGACCCGAGTTAG
- the fabD gene encoding ACP S-malonyltransferase, producing the protein MSPSIAFVFPGQGSQSAGMLAELASQEPLVRQTFAEASQGAGVDLWEMSREGAGEQLNQTEFTQPALLAASVAVWRAWQARGGTRPVVLSGHSLGEYSALVAADALPLDQAARLVRLRGQLMQAAAPAGTGAMAAILGADDALVEEVCRSVSGREVVVPANYNSPGQIVIGGHAAAVDEALGQLAERGVRKAIKLAVSVPSHTPLMRDAADQLAQAMEDLDWAMPTLSVVQNVDARTNDSVDAIRDALVRQLYLPVQWTRCVLALAGHGATAVAECGPGKVLTGLVKRIDKSLDARALGAPADFEAALADWK; encoded by the coding sequence ATGTCCCCATCCATCGCCTTCGTCTTTCCCGGCCAGGGATCCCAGTCCGCCGGCATGCTCGCGGAGCTTGCCTCGCAGGAGCCGCTGGTCCGGCAGACCTTTGCCGAGGCCAGCCAGGGTGCTGGCGTCGATCTGTGGGAGATGAGCCGAGAGGGCGCGGGCGAGCAGCTCAACCAGACCGAATTCACCCAGCCGGCGCTGCTGGCTGCAAGCGTCGCGGTGTGGCGCGCGTGGCAGGCCCGCGGCGGTACCCGCCCGGTCGTCCTGTCCGGGCACAGCCTTGGCGAGTACAGCGCGCTGGTCGCCGCCGACGCGCTGCCGCTGGATCAGGCAGCCCGGCTGGTGCGCCTTCGTGGCCAGTTGATGCAGGCAGCCGCGCCTGCAGGTACCGGCGCAATGGCCGCCATCCTTGGCGCGGACGATGCGCTGGTGGAGGAGGTGTGCCGCAGCGTCTCCGGCCGCGAGGTCGTGGTGCCTGCCAACTACAACTCGCCGGGCCAGATCGTCATCGGCGGTCATGCTGCTGCGGTTGATGAAGCCCTGGGGCAACTCGCCGAGCGTGGCGTGCGCAAGGCGATCAAGCTGGCCGTCAGCGTGCCCTCGCACACGCCGCTGATGCGCGATGCCGCCGACCAGCTCGCTCAGGCGATGGAGGACCTTGATTGGGCGATGCCCACCTTGAGCGTGGTCCAGAACGTCGACGCGCGAACCAACGACTCTGTCGACGCGATCCGTGACGCGCTGGTCCGTCAGCTCTACCTGCCGGTGCAGTGGACGCGCTGCGTGCTGGCGCTGGCCGGGCACGGCGCCACGGCGGTCGCCGAGTGCGGTCCCGGGAAAGTGCTGACCGGACTGGTCAAGCGCATCGACAAGTCCCTTGATGCCCGCGCCCTTGGCGCGCCGGCCGACTTCGAAGCCGCCCTGGCGGACTGGAAATAA
- the fabF gene encoding beta-ketoacyl-ACP synthase II — MSNRPASSRRVVVTGLGLVSPLGNDVASSWDGIVNGRSGIGPITHFDTTGFTTTIAGQIRDFDVTRWVPAKDAKKMDSFIHYGVGAAMMALEDSGLEVTEGNAERIGALIGSGIGGILGIEEQTARFLAGGARKISPFYVPSTIINMLPGQVSLLTGIKGPNFSAVSACATSNHSIGMAMRMIQYGDADVMLAGGGERGSSPTSVGGFCSMKAMSTRNDDPTCASRPWDKDRDGFVLGDGAGILMLEEYEHARARGARIYCELAGFGATSDAFHMTAPSEDGDGPARCMTAAMSDAGVTPEQVGYLNAHGTSTPLGDLAETRAVKRAFGDHAYKTMVSSTKSMTGHLLGAAGGAEAIFSVMALQTGVIPPTINLDEPGEGCDLDYVPNVAREAKIDVAMSNGFGFGGTNGTLVFKRL, encoded by the coding sequence ATGTCCAATCGACCGGCCTCCAGCAGGCGCGTAGTTGTCACCGGCCTCGGCCTCGTCTCGCCCCTGGGCAACGACGTTGCCAGCAGCTGGGACGGCATCGTCAATGGCCGCTCGGGCATTGGCCCGATCACCCATTTCGACACCACCGGTTTCACCACCACCATCGCCGGCCAGATCCGCGACTTCGACGTCACCCGCTGGGTGCCGGCGAAGGATGCCAAGAAGATGGACAGCTTCATCCACTACGGGGTGGGCGCGGCGATGATGGCGTTGGAGGACTCCGGCCTGGAGGTCACCGAGGGCAATGCCGAGCGCATTGGTGCGCTGATCGGTTCGGGCATCGGCGGCATCCTCGGGATCGAGGAGCAGACCGCCAGGTTCCTCGCCGGCGGCGCCCGCAAGATCTCCCCGTTCTACGTGCCCAGCACGATCATCAACATGCTGCCGGGCCAGGTCTCGCTGCTGACCGGCATCAAGGGCCCGAACTTCTCGGCGGTATCGGCCTGCGCCACGTCCAACCATTCCATCGGCATGGCGATGCGCATGATCCAGTACGGCGATGCCGACGTCATGCTTGCCGGCGGCGGTGAGCGTGGCTCCTCGCCGACTTCAGTGGGCGGTTTCTGCTCAATGAAGGCGATGTCCACCCGCAACGACGACCCGACCTGCGCCTCGCGCCCCTGGGACAAGGACCGCGACGGCTTCGTGCTCGGTGACGGCGCCGGCATCCTGATGCTGGAGGAATACGAGCACGCCAGGGCGCGCGGCGCCCGCATCTATTGCGAGCTGGCGGGATTCGGCGCCACCTCCGATGCGTTCCACATGACCGCGCCCAGCGAGGACGGCGACGGTCCGGCCCGCTGCATGACCGCGGCGATGAGCGATGCCGGGGTCACGCCGGAGCAGGTGGGTTACCTCAACGCGCACGGCACCTCCACGCCGCTGGGTGACCTGGCCGAGACGCGGGCGGTCAAGCGTGCCTTCGGCGACCACGCCTACAAGACGATGGTCAGCTCGACCAAATCAATGACCGGACACTTGCTGGGCGCGGCGGGCGGCGCGGAAGCGATCTTCTCGGTGATGGCGCTGCAGACCGGCGTCATTCCGCCGACCATCAACCTGGATGAGCCCGGCGAGGGTTGCGACCTGGACTACGTGCCCAACGTGGCGCGTGAGGCGAAGATCGACGTCGCCATGTCCAACGGCTTCGGCTTTGGCGGGACCAACGGCACCCTGGTGTTCAAGCGGCTCTGA
- a CDS encoding Maf family protein — MATLILASGSRYRAQLLERLRVPFTVASPEIDETPLPGEFPASLTRRLANAKADAVASRFPGAWVLGSDQVADIEGRILGKPGDHASAVRQLTAMSGRTIHFHTSICLRHDDGRRLQALDITTVRFRALSADEIERYLQAEQPYDCAGSFQCEGLGISLFKEIQSRDPTALVGLPLIATADLLRDAGFAVP, encoded by the coding sequence GTGGCGACACTGATCCTGGCGTCCGGCTCGCGTTATCGGGCGCAACTGCTCGAGCGGCTGCGAGTGCCGTTTACCGTGGCGTCGCCCGAAATCGACGAGACGCCTTTGCCTGGGGAATTCCCGGCGTCGCTCACCCGCCGGCTGGCCAACGCCAAGGCCGACGCGGTCGCGTCCCGCTTCCCCGGCGCCTGGGTACTGGGTTCTGACCAGGTCGCCGATATCGAAGGCCGCATTCTTGGCAAACCCGGGGACCACGCAAGCGCCGTGCGTCAGCTCACCGCCATGTCCGGGCGGACCATCCACTTCCACACCAGCATCTGCCTGCGCCACGACGATGGCCGCCGGCTGCAGGCGCTGGACATCACGACGGTGCGTTTCCGGGCGCTCTCCGCCGATGAAATCGAACGCTACCTGCAGGCCGAGCAGCCCTACGACTGCGCCGGCAGTTTCCAGTGCGAGGGCCTGGGCATCAGCCTGTTCAAGGAGATCCAGTCGCGCGATCCGACCGCGCTGGTCGGACTGCCGCTGATCGCCACCGCCGACCTGCTGCGCGACGCAGGCTTCGCGGTTCCCTGA
- the acpP gene encoding acyl carrier protein, with protein sequence MSSIEERVKKIVVEQLGVKEEEVTNNASFVDDLGADSLDTVELVMALEEEFECEIPDEEAEKITSVQQAIDYVTTHVKA encoded by the coding sequence ATGAGCAGCATCGAAGAGCGCGTCAAGAAGATCGTGGTCGAACAGCTTGGCGTCAAGGAAGAGGAAGTCACCAACAACGCTTCGTTCGTGGACGACCTGGGCGCTGACTCCCTCGATACCGTCGAGCTGGTGATGGCCCTCGAGGAAGAGTTCGAGTGCGAGATCCCGGACGAGGAAGCCGAGAAGATCACCTCGGTGCAGCAGGCCATCGATTACGTCACGACGCACGTCAAGGCGTAA
- the fabG gene encoding 3-oxoacyl-ACP reductase FabG, whose protein sequence is MSHQPLNGEIALVTGASRGIGAAIADELAAQGATVIGTATSQSGADAIGERLAAAGGHGRVIDVADGAATLALIDAIGKDIGPISILVNNAGITRDNLLLRMKDEDWQAVIDTNLSSVYRTSKAVMRSMMKARRGRIINIASVIGVTGNAGQANYAAAKAGIIAFSKSLAKEIGSRGVTVNVVAPGFIDTDMTRGLPEDSREAMLGQIALGRFGDPADIARAVAFLAGPAAAYITGETLHVNGGMYMP, encoded by the coding sequence ATGAGCCATCAGCCCCTCAACGGCGAAATTGCACTGGTCACCGGCGCCAGCCGCGGCATCGGTGCCGCCATTGCCGACGAGCTTGCCGCCCAGGGCGCGACCGTCATCGGCACCGCGACCTCCCAGTCCGGCGCCGATGCGATTGGCGAACGCCTCGCGGCGGCTGGCGGGCACGGCCGCGTGATCGATGTCGCCGACGGCGCCGCGACGCTCGCCCTGATCGATGCGATCGGCAAAGACATCGGCCCGATCTCGATCCTGGTCAACAACGCCGGCATCACCCGCGACAACCTGCTGCTGCGGATGAAGGACGAGGACTGGCAGGCGGTCATCGATACCAACCTGAGCAGCGTCTACCGCACCTCCAAGGCCGTGATGCGCTCGATGATGAAGGCCCGGCGCGGCCGCATCATCAACATCGCTTCGGTGATCGGCGTGACTGGCAATGCCGGCCAGGCCAATTACGCCGCCGCGAAGGCAGGCATCATCGCCTTCAGCAAGTCGCTGGCCAAGGAGATCGGCAGCCGCGGGGTGACCGTGAACGTGGTCGCGCCGGGCTTCATCGATACCGACATGACCCGCGGGCTGCCCGAGGACAGCCGCGAGGCGATGCTGGGCCAGATCGCGCTGGGGCGCTTCGGCGACCCGGCGGACATCGCCCGGGCGGTCGCGTTCCTGGCCGGACCGGCCGCGGCCTACATCACCGGGGAGACCCTGCACGTGAACGGCGGCATGTACATGCCTTGA
- a CDS encoding beta-ketoacyl-ACP synthase III — MTERIYSRIAGTGSYLPERVLTNDDLSRIVDTSDEWIASRTGIRQRHIAAEGETTSDLSYHAAMRAMEAAGVEASEIDLIVLGTTTPDIIFPSTACLVQHRLGANGCPAFDVNAACSGFVYALSIADNFIRSGAAKTALVIGAETLTRMLDWTDRGTCVLFGDGAGAVVLKADSEAGILSTHLHADGGKKELLYNPVGVSVGFKPEEHNAGVKVMMTGNDVFKHAVKALDAVVEETLEANGIDRSEIDWLIPHQANLRIIELTARRLDMPMERVIVTVDKHGNTSSGSVPLALDEAVRSGRVKRGQLLLLEAFGGGFTWGSALLRY; from the coding sequence ATGACTGAACGTATTTATTCCCGCATTGCGGGCACCGGCAGCTACCTGCCGGAAAGGGTGTTGACCAACGACGACCTGTCCAGGATCGTCGACACCAGCGATGAGTGGATCGCCTCGCGCACCGGTATCCGCCAGCGGCATATCGCCGCGGAAGGGGAAACCACCAGCGACCTGTCCTACCACGCCGCGATGCGCGCGATGGAAGCGGCCGGGGTGGAGGCGTCCGAGATCGACCTGATCGTGCTCGGCACGACCACGCCCGACATCATCTTTCCGTCCACCGCCTGCCTGGTCCAGCATCGCCTCGGCGCCAACGGCTGCCCGGCCTTCGACGTCAACGCGGCCTGCTCGGGCTTCGTCTACGCGCTCTCGATTGCCGACAACTTCATCCGTTCCGGCGCGGCCAAGACCGCCCTGGTGATTGGCGCGGAAACCCTGACGCGGATGCTCGACTGGACCGATCGCGGCACCTGCGTGCTGTTCGGCGATGGGGCCGGCGCGGTGGTGCTGAAAGCCGATTCGGAGGCGGGCATCCTCAGCACCCACCTGCACGCCGACGGCGGCAAGAAGGAGCTGCTGTACAACCCGGTGGGCGTCTCGGTGGGCTTCAAGCCCGAGGAGCACAATGCCGGCGTCAAGGTGATGATGACCGGCAATGACGTGTTCAAGCACGCGGTCAAGGCGCTGGACGCGGTGGTCGAGGAAACCCTGGAAGCCAACGGCATCGACCGCAGCGAGATCGACTGGCTGATCCCGCACCAGGCCAACCTGCGCATCATCGAGCTCACGGCGCGGCGGCTGGACATGCCGATGGAGCGCGTGATCGTCACCGTTGACAAGCACGGCAACACCTCGTCGGGCTCGGTGCCGCTCGCACTCGACGAGGCGGTTCGGTCCGGGCGGGTGAAGCGCGGCCAGTTGCTGTTGCTGGAGGCTTTCGGCGGCGGCTTTACCTGGGGCTCGGCGCTGCTGCGCTACTGA